The Sediminispirochaeta smaragdinae DSM 11293 genome has a segment encoding these proteins:
- a CDS encoding phosphoribosyltransferase: MRKEFIPYTVVRNNAIKLAHRIHEAGFIPDVVYLSLRGGAYLGNIISEYFKLVRKDSRPVFYAAVVARSYSDIKEQTKVMIDGWTYKPEYLRNGDKILIVDDIFDSGNTVNYLADVILQHGIPREDLKVAVHDYKELTYLSETPPIIPDFYCRKITIPSPDDDVWIHYSSHELVGLTPEEVETNYTKDDPEVGEILRKILGMEK, encoded by the coding sequence ATGCGTAAAGAGTTTATCCCCTATACCGTTGTCAGAAACAATGCCATCAAACTTGCCCACCGTATCCATGAGGCGGGGTTTATACCCGATGTCGTGTATCTTTCTCTTCGCGGAGGGGCCTATCTCGGCAACATCATTAGCGAGTACTTTAAGCTGGTTCGGAAAGACAGCAGGCCGGTTTTCTATGCCGCCGTCGTGGCCCGCAGTTATTCTGATATCAAAGAGCAGACGAAGGTCATGATCGACGGTTGGACCTATAAACCGGAATACCTGAGAAACGGGGATAAGATCCTGATTGTGGATGATATTTTCGATTCGGGAAATACCGTAAACTATCTTGCCGATGTGATCCTTCAGCACGGTATACCCCGGGAGGATTTGAAGGTTGCCGTTCATGATTACAAAGAACTGACCTATCTTTCGGAAACCCCTCCCATTATTCCCGATTTCTACTGCCGAAAAATAACGATTCCTTCTCCAGACGATGATGTTTGGATTCATTACAGCAGCCATGAGCTTGTGGGGCTTACGCCGGAGGAGGTCGAAACCAACTATACCAAGGATGATCCCGAAGTAGGGGAAATCTTACGAAAGATTCTCGGCATGGAGAAATAA